One window of the Serinus canaria isolate serCan28SL12 chromosome 9, serCan2020, whole genome shotgun sequence genome contains the following:
- the ZMAT3 gene encoding zinc finger matrin-type protein 3 has translation MILLQQAGLLPHPEKPSSLPMSVATRPRASSPLSPPKSLGLGPSVHHAQDEELAKVVEQDPMLEELCKPLCCKLCNVTLNSAQQAQAHYQGKNHSKKLRNYYAANSCPAPARMSNSVEPAPPQVVSLPTQMGSSKPGGRVILATENDYCKLCDASFSSPAVAQAHYQGKNHAKRLRLAEAQNNSFSDASELGKRRARKEGNEYKMMQNRRNMYAVQNNTGPYFNPRSRQRIPRDLAMCVTPSGQFYCSMCNAGASEELEFRQHLESKQHKSKVSEQRYRNEMENLGYVQ, from the exons ATGATTCTTCTACAGCAAGCAGGACTTCTTCCTCATCCTGAGAAGCCTTCATCCCTTCCTATGTCAGTGGCTACAAGGCCAAGAGCCAGCTCACCACTGTCCCCACCAAAGTCTCTCGGACTGGGGCCTTCCGTTCATCACGCACAAGACGAGGAACTTGCCAAGGTGGTGGAGCAGGACCCTATGCTGGAGGAACTATGTAAGCCCCTGTGCTGTAAGCTTTGCAATGTCACTCTGAATTCGGCCCAGCAAGCCCAGGCTCATTACCAG GGTAAAAACCACAGTAAGAAACTCCGGAATTACTATGCTGCCAACAGCTGCCCGGCACCTGCCAGGATGAGTAATTCTGTTGAGCCTGCCCCACCTCAGGTTGtctcccttccaactcag ATGGGATCCAGTAAACCAGGTGGCCGAGTGATCTTGGCTACAGAGAATGATTACTGCAAGCTTTGTGATGCCTCATTTAGCTCTCCGGCTGTGGCACAGGCTCACTACCAAGGGAAAAATCACGCCAAGCGGCTGCGTCTTGCAGAGGCACAGAATAACTCATTCTC GGATGCCTCAGAACTAGGCAAACGAAGGGCAAGGAAAGAAGGGAATGAATATAAGATGATGCAGAACAGAAGAAACATGTATGCGGTTCAGAACAACACAG GTCCCTACTTCAACCCGCGCTCGCGGCAGAGGATCCCCCGTGACCTGGCCATGTGCGTGACGCCCAGTGGGCAGTTCTACTGCTCCATGTGCAACGCGGGCGCCAGCGAGGAGCTGGAGTTCAGGCAGCACCTGGAGAGCAAGCAGCACAAGAGCAAAGTGTCTGAGCAGCGCTACAGGAACGAGATGGAGAACCTGGGCTACGTCCAGTGA